The region GTCGAGGAGGGGGAGGAGCATGTCGAACTCGACCGTGTGCGCCTCCAGCCCGCACACGCTGTCCTGCCCGTCCGGGGTGGCCGGAGCCTCCTCCGGGGAGGGGGTCTCCCCGGGGCCGGCGGGGGCGGACGCGGTTCCCGGGTCCGCCCCCGCCTCGTCCTCGTCGTCGGGCCACACGGCGACCAGGGCACCGGACACCACGAGGGCGGCGAGAAAACCTGCTGAGAAGATGAAGGAGGGGCGGCTGAAGGGGTTCTCGTCGCTCATCGTCGGTTTTTCTCCGTGATCAGCTCACCAGGAACGAGACGAGGCTCGTCGCGCCCGAGATGACGATGACACCGGCGAGGACCATGCCGATCTTGCTCATGTGTTCGCCGCCCTCGCCCCGGCGGGACTGGATGGCCATGACGGCGCCGGCGACGATGAGGCCGAGGACGCAGACCGCCAGGGCGACCCACTTGGCCCATCCCAGGATGGTGAGGAAGCCGCCGTCCAGGCCGGGAGGGGCCTGGCTGGTGACCTCATCGATGCCGAGCGCGAGGGGGTGGAGAAGGGACGTTGCGTCAGCTGCGAGGACAACTGCTTCGTTCATCGGGTCTCGGATCTTTTCTCTAGCTTTTCTGGATCAGGACTTGCACGCTTTTTATGAGTTTTCGCAGCTCAGCGGGCATGCCGCGTGGATCCGGGGCGGTGGGCGGATCGGTCCGCCATTGTTCCATCCAGGGGACGCGCCAGACTCGGGGAGCTCCCCCTCCTACTAGATGCGCGAAGTCCTTCAGGGGTTTCGGAAGCTTACCGGGCGCGTCGGACACCAGGGCAAGGCCCAGCAGCTGGATTCCGGGAACGGTGCCGGAGGCCCATTGTGTAAGGGCGTTCCGGGCGGACTCCAAACCTGAGAGGCCGGTTCTGGCCATTAACACCACCGGAATTCCACCGGGGAGGGGTGTGGCCGATTGTGGCCATGTGTGGTGGCTCTCGACCGACCCCGGGAGAAGTTTGGCGAAGGTGCTCTCGCCCGCCCCTCCATGTGCTCCCACCCACCACACGCTGGCGCTTTGCGGAAAAACGCGGAGTGGGAGGCCCACTCCTTCCGGGGCGTGGACGCCGGGGTGGGGGAAAGATGGTCCGGTGGTCGTGGTATGAGTATCATCCGCCTGTTCGGATTCGTGGGCAGCGGCTTTCCGTGCTGCTTCCGTATCGTCCTGAGCAGGCGTTGTCCAGGGGTTATAGGGTTCGGACAAGGCGGGACCGCTTTCCTCGACGGGCGTGATCCTGGGTTACGGCGCCTACAGATACTACATTCAGGGCTCCTCTGCAATCACGAAAGGGTCGCCCGTGCGCCGTGAAGAGAAACACGGAAAGTCGGTTACGAGCGATCTCGTGGAGGGTCCGCCCAGGTGAAGCAGCTTCTCTATCTCCCCCTGGCGTTGATCGCCTTCATCATGGTCTTCGTTCTGCTTTTGGTCGGCGTGATCGCAGAAGAGGCCGATGGTTCATTCCAGGAGTTCCCGGATTCCGTGCCGGGCATCCCGGACGTCGTCCTGTTCGCCTACGTCGCGGCTGCTTCCGGTGTCGACGAGTACGCTCCGGGGTGCGAGGGGATGAGCTGGTCCCTGGTCGCGGGTATCGGTTATGAGGAAAGCAAGCACGGAACGCACGACGGGTCCGAAGCCGACGAAGAAGGGAATGTCCGACCCCCGATCATAGGCATCCCGCTCGACGGCACCAACGATACGGCCCGAATCGAGGACACGGACGACGGGGAGATGGACGGGGACGAGGAATTCGATCGAGCCGTCGGTCCCATGCAGTTCATTCCCGGCTCGTGGAATATATACGGGCAGGACGGGGACGGCAACGGCGAGAAGGACCCGAACAATATCTTCGATGCCGCTGCGGCGACCGTGGCTCACCTGTGCAGGAGTGGTGGGAACGACCTCACGACCGACGAGAAGATGCGCCAGGCGATTCGGGGGTACAACAATTCCGGCGAATACGTGAACGACGTCATGGAACGCAAGGCGCACTACGACTCCCTGCACGTCAGGCCGGACGGCGGCCAGGTCGGCGGAGGCGAGATGGTCTCCTGTGCCAACCTCGGTCAACTGCACCCGACCATGTGCTCGGTCCACGAACACCTGAACGAGAAGTTCGGCGCCTTCTACCTCTCCGCCGGCGGGTACCGGAATGAGAGCACCAGCGACCATGGTTACGGGATGGCCATCGACTACATGATGGGACCGTACGGCGGTATCCCCTCGATGGAGAACCACGCCATGGCCATCCAGGTGATCAACTATGTCATCAAGAACCATGAAATTCTCGGGGTCAAGGGTTTGATCTATGACCGGCACATCTGGAACGCGCAGAGGGACAGCGTGGGGGACTGGAACGCTGTCCGGCGTTTCCATCAGAACACCGGGGATCTCACCCAGGACCATGTCGACCACATCCACCTCGCGGCCGGCCCCGGCCGTATGAGGTGAGTCGGAGGAAATCGAAAAAGGCATCGGGATCTTGTCGGGTATTCCACTCCCGTTCCCCCGGTGATACGGCACGGTGGGCGCGAGGAGGTCCGTGGTCGGTCGATGACTCCACGGGATCGGTCGGCCCTGTCGCGGCCCGCCCGGCCGGGGCGTCGGTGCCGGCGCCGCCGCGGGCCCGGCGTGCCCGCACTCCCCGGTGGTGGCGGTGGGTGTGGTGGCGCCGCGGAGAACGGGAGCCACCCGGGGGCCGCGAAAGGGTGGGACCGCAGGCCGGATGTCGCCGGGGAACGCCGCGAGGGGCCCGGACGGTTTCCCGTCCGGGCCCCTCGGTGCGGTGCCCCGGCGGGTCAGCCACCCTTCTTCTGGCCGCCCTGGCCGTTCTGGGCGGCCTGCCCGGCCTCCAGGAAGTGCTCGCGCACCAGGAACGCGTGCCGGGAGAAGTCGGTGAACACCCCGTCCACGCCCAGCTCGAAGAACAGCTCGTACTCCGCGGCGAACGAGCCGTAGTCGCCCGCGTCGCCGTCCGAGCGCAGCGCCGGCGGCAGGAAGTGGTTCTCGCTGCGGAACGTGTACGGGTGCACCAGCAGCCCCGCCTCGTGCGCGTCGTCCACCAGCGAGGTCGGCTCGGTGAAGTCCCCGTTCTCGCCGACCGGCGCGATCAGCGCCTTGGCCGGCCCGATCGCGTGCGCGAACGCCGCCACCTCGGCCAGCCCGTCCGGAGTGGTGTAGTGCCGCCAGTGCTCCTCGGTGCCCATCAGGAACACCAGCGGCAGCTCCGTCTCGGCGAGCTTGCGCAGGCTCTCGGCCTCGAACGACTGGAGGAACACCGGCACCCGCGGCTCCGGCCCGGTCAGCCCGGCCTCCTTGAGCGCCGCGATCAGCGGCGGCTCCAGGTCCAGGCCCTGGGACACGTGGTAGGAGGGGTGCTTGGTCTCGGGGTAGATCCCGATCGGCCGCTTCAGCTCCGCGGTGAGGGAGAGGGCCAGGTCGATGACCTCCTCCAGGGTCGGGATCTCGTAGGTCCCGTCCATCAGCGCGTTCATGGTGCGCACGTCCTGGAGGCGCTCCCTGGCGCGCAGCGTCTTGATCTCCTCCAGGGTGAAGTCCTGGGCGAAGAACCCGGTGACCTCCCGGCCGTCGATGGTCCGGGTGGTGCGCCGGTCGGCGAACTCCGGGCGGTCGGCGACGTCGGTGGTCTCGCCGATCTCGGCCTCGTGCCGGCAGATCAGCCGGCCGTCCCGGGTCGCGACCAGGTCCATCTCGATGAAGTCGCCACCGTGCCGGGCGCCCAGCTCGTAGGAGGCCAGCGTGTGCTCGGGCCGGTGCCCCGACGCACCCCGGTGGGAGATGATCTTGATGGGGGAATCCAACTTGTTCCTGCGCACAGTCGACCCGTCCTGGAAGTCCGGAAAAGGAGAAAAAGAGGAGGTCGGCCCGCGGGAAACGGGCCGACCTCCATTCTGCCCCGTCGTACGACCGGGGTGCGGCCGGGCGCGGGACGGTGCCCGGGGGCCTCAGGAGAGCCGCGTGAGCACGTGGTCGATGCACTCGGTCAGGGCCTGCACGTCGGCGGGCTCGACCGCGGGGAACGTCGCGACGCGCAGCTGGTTGCGGCCCAGCTTGCGGTACGGCTCGGTGTCCACGACGCCGTTGGCGCGCAGCACCTTGGCGACGGCGGCGGCGTCCACGTCGTCGCTGAAGTCGATCGTCGCCACGACCTGGGAGCGCTTGGCCGGGTCGGTGACGAACGGCGTCGCGACCGCGGACTTCTCGGCCCAGGTGTACAGGATCGAGGAGGACTCGGCGGTGCGCGCCACCGACCAGTCCAGGCCGCCCTGCCCGTTGATCCACTCCAGCTGCTCGGCCAGGAGCAGCAGGGTGGCCACGGCCGGGGTGTTGTAGGTCTGGTCCTTGCGGGAGTTGTCGACGGCGGTGGTGAGCGAGAAGAACTCGGGGATGTACCGGCCGCTCGCAGCGATCTCCTCGACCCGGGCCAGCGCCCTGGGCGACATGACGGCCAGCCACAGGCCGCCGTCGGCCGCGAAGCTCTTCTGCGGGGCGAAGTAGTAGACGTCGGTCTGGGCGATGTCGACCGGCAGGCCGCCGGCGCCGCTGGTGGCGTCGACCAGCACCAGGGCGTCCTCGTCGGCCCCGGCCACCCTCGCGATGGGCGCGGCCACACCGGTGGAGGTCTCGTTGTGGGTGAGGGCGTAGACGTCCACCCCGGCCTCGGCGACGGCCTCGCCGTGGGTCCCGGGGTCGGTGGCGACCACGGTCGGCTCGGCCAGCCACGGGGCGCCCTTGGCGACCTTCGCGAACTTGCTCGAGAACTCGCCGAACGACAGGTGCTGGGACTTCTCGCGCAGCAGGCCGTGGGCGGCGATGTCCCAGAAGGCGGTGGTGCCGCCGTTGCCGAGGACGACCTCGTACCCCTCGGGCAGGGAGAACAGGTCGGAGATCCCGGCGCGCACCCGAGAGACCAGGGACTTCACGGGCTTCTGCCGGTGCGAGGTCCCCAGGTAGCGGGAGCCGGAGGAGGCCAGCGCCTCCAGCTGGGCCGGGCGGACTTTGGAGGGGCCGCTGCCGAATCGGCCGTCGGAGGGCAGGAGGTTCGCGGGAATCTGAATCTCGGTCACGGTCCCCAGAGTAGTGGCGGGGGAGGCGACGCGGCCGGTCAGGGGTGTTATTCGCGCACGTGAAAATACGTGAGAAGGGATCGGCGCGTCACAATCCCTGGCGGTTCCCGTCGGCGCGGCCGGTATGGGCCACTGACAATCGGGTCTGAAAGCGTGGAATACGGGCACCCTTTGTTGTCTAATGAGGGCGCTTCGGGGGGAGCAGCCGCCAGAGACCACGACCATGACGAGGTGCCCGCGCGTGTCCGAGACGACCGGATCCCCGGCCTCCCCCGAGGCCCCCGAACACACCGCGGCCGCGGACGGGGACGGGGCGCGCCGCCTGCTCGCCGTCTTCGACGCCCTGCGCGAGCGCCCCGGCCGGGGGCACGCCGGACGGTCGGCCCGGATGGAGCGGCGGGCCGCCCGCCGCCGCAGGGTCCGCGCGCATAGCGACGTGCAGCGCGGCGACCTCGCCGAGCCCCCGCCCGCCCTCGACCTCGTCTTGGACGACGCCGCCGACCGCGGCGCCCTGCTGGACGCCCTCGTCGAACGCTGCGGC is a window of Nocardiopsis changdeensis DNA encoding:
- a CDS encoding lytic transglycosylase domain-containing protein; this translates as MKQLLYLPLALIAFIMVFVLLLVGVIAEEADGSFQEFPDSVPGIPDVVLFAYVAAASGVDEYAPGCEGMSWSLVAGIGYEESKHGTHDGSEADEEGNVRPPIIGIPLDGTNDTARIEDTDDGEMDGDEEFDRAVGPMQFIPGSWNIYGQDGDGNGEKDPNNIFDAAAATVAHLCRSGGNDLTTDEKMRQAIRGYNNSGEYVNDVMERKAHYDSLHVRPDGGQVGGGEMVSCANLGQLHPTMCSVHEHLNEKFGAFYLSAGGYRNESTSDHGYGMAIDYMMGPYGGIPSMENHAMAIQVINYVIKNHEILGVKGLIYDRHIWNAQRDSVGDWNAVRRFHQNTGDLTQDHVDHIHLAAGPGRMR
- a CDS encoding glycerophosphodiester phosphodiesterase family protein, whose translation is MRRNKLDSPIKIISHRGASGHRPEHTLASYELGARHGGDFIEMDLVATRDGRLICRHEAEIGETTDVADRPEFADRRTTRTIDGREVTGFFAQDFTLEEIKTLRARERLQDVRTMNALMDGTYEIPTLEEVIDLALSLTAELKRPIGIYPETKHPSYHVSQGLDLEPPLIAALKEAGLTGPEPRVPVFLQSFEAESLRKLAETELPLVFLMGTEEHWRHYTTPDGLAEVAAFAHAIGPAKALIAPVGENGDFTEPTSLVDDAHEAGLLVHPYTFRSENHFLPPALRSDGDAGDYGSFAAEYELFFELGVDGVFTDFSRHAFLVREHFLEAGQAAQNGQGGQKKGG
- a CDS encoding DUF6668 family protein, with protein sequence MGLPLRVFPQSASVWWVGAHGGAGESTFAKLLPGSVESHHTWPQSATPLPGGIPVVLMARTGLSGLESARNALTQWASGTVPGIQLLGLALVSDAPGKLPKPLKDFAHLVGGGAPRVWRVPWMEQWRTDPPTAPDPRGMPAELRKLIKSVQVLIQKS
- the serC gene encoding phosphoserine transaminase → MTEIQIPANLLPSDGRFGSGPSKVRPAQLEALASSGSRYLGTSHRQKPVKSLVSRVRAGISDLFSLPEGYEVVLGNGGTTAFWDIAAHGLLREKSQHLSFGEFSSKFAKVAKGAPWLAEPTVVATDPGTHGEAVAEAGVDVYALTHNETSTGVAAPIARVAGADEDALVLVDATSGAGGLPVDIAQTDVYYFAPQKSFAADGGLWLAVMSPRALARVEEIAASGRYIPEFFSLTTAVDNSRKDQTYNTPAVATLLLLAEQLEWINGQGGLDWSVARTAESSSILYTWAEKSAVATPFVTDPAKRSQVVATIDFSDDVDAAAVAKVLRANGVVDTEPYRKLGRNQLRVATFPAVEPADVQALTECIDHVLTRLS